One stretch of Maylandia zebra isolate NMK-2024a linkage group LG13, Mzebra_GT3a, whole genome shotgun sequence DNA includes these proteins:
- the mcm8 gene encoding DNA helicase MCM8 isoform X1, whose protein sequence is MKVMSGQDSRRGSSRGGRGGWRGGSGSGGGGGGWRGGSGSGGGGWRGGGSGGGGGGWRGGGSGGGWRGRPWRGGSGGGWRGGAGNHTYRAQRVLCQTTLDALCPYKGWTLYFTDGFIESGPNVEKIKVFEKYFTSRIHLFDKDEIERQGSVLVDYADLIADKTVRQALPDIVTQLKQQPEVMLNCLGLAIHQVLTLDLEKQAAELQEEEFPVATPVINIPHISARLYNYEPLTPLRMLRASVFGRLVCVKGTVVRVSSIRPLCTRLAFRCRTCSTTLSLALQHGKYTTPTKCGKPDCRSHTFIPIRNSPLTQTVDWQVIKVQELISGEQRETGRIPRTVECHLTSDLCDSCVPGDTVTVTGIVRVSNDGPGSSRGNKDQCMFLLYIEATSVSNTKGKQSKMGGQGSSGTVEDRCGGEEFSLKELYAIQEIQSQPDLLRLIVHSLCPVIYGHLLVKAALALVLFGGRQKQTGKNSIPVRADPHILIVGDPGLGKSQMLQAVCNVAPRGIYVCGNSTSTTGLTVSLSRDAGTGDYALEAGALVLADQGLCCIDEFDKMGNQQQALLEAMEQQSVSLAKAGIVSSLPARTSVVAAANPVGGHYNRGKTVSENLKMGSALLSRFDVVFLLLDIPDESHDRQLSEHVMANRSGRGRTSSATVTRNNTELQTSILLEHSDMPLSERLQIPAGESIDPIPTCLLRKYISYARQYVRPKLSPEAAQILQEFYLSLRAQANPTDATPITTRQLESLIRLTEARVKLELRETATKSDAEDVVEIMKHSLANTYSDGLGNLDFERSQLGSGMSQRSAAKRLVNALHQHAQRTGQKQFDVQTLRSIADRVNVKVMDFEGLLSSLNEQGFLLKKGPKLYQLQTI, encoded by the exons AT GAAAGTAATGAGTGGACAGGATTCCAGGAGAGGCTCTTCTAGAGGAGGCAGGGGAGGATGGAGAGGAGGGAGTGGAAGTGGTGGTGGCGGCGGTGGATGGAGAGGAGGCAGTGGAAGTGGTGGCGGtggatggagaggaggaggtagtggtggtggtggtggtggatggagaggaggaggtaGTGGTGGAGGATGGAGAGGTAGACCATGGAGAGGAGGATCCGGAGGAGGTTGGAGAGGTGGAGCAGGAAACCATACCTACAGAGCGCAGAGAG TCCTTTGTCAAACTACTCTTGATGCATTGTGTCCGTACAAAGGATGGACACTCTACTTCACAGATG GATTTATAGAGAGTGGACCTAATGTGGAGAAAATCAAAGTGTTTGAGAAATATTTCACTTCCAGGATTCATCTGTTTGACAAG GATGAAATTGAGCGTCAGGGAAGTGTCCTGGTTGATTATGCTGACTTGATTGCAGACAAAACTGTGCGTCAGGCACTTCCTGACATAGTCACACAACTGAAACAACAACCAGAGGTGATGCTGAACTGTTTGGGACTGGCTATTCACCAG GTGTTGACTCTGGATTTGGAGAAGCAAGCTGCTGAGCTGCAAGAGGAAGAGTTTCCTGTTGCTACACCAGTCATCAATATTCCCCATATTAGTGCGAG GCTCTATAACTATGAGCCACTGACTCCACTGCGAATGTTACGTGCCAGTGTGTTTGGCCGGCTAGTTTGTGTGAAGGGAACAGTGGTGAGAGTGAGCAGTATTAGACCGCTATGCACCAGGTTGGCCTTCAGGTGTCGGACCTGCTCGACCACACTGTCTCTGGCTCTGCAGCATGGGAAATACACTACACCTACCAAA TGCGGAAAGCCAGACTGTCGCAGTCATACCTTCATCCCCATCCGCAATTCTCCTCTTACACAGACTGTAGACTGGCAGGTCATCAA GGTGCAGGAGTTGATAAGTGGAGAGCAGAGGGAGACTGGACGAATCCCACGGACAGTGGAGTGtcacctgacctctgacctctgtgacAGCTGTGTACCTGGAGACACTGTTACTGTGACAGGGATAGTGAGAGTTAGCAATGAtg GTCCAGGCAGTTCTAGAGGAAATAAGGATCAGTGTATGTTCCTCCTCTACATTGAAGCTACTTCTGTCAGCAATACAAAAG GCAAGCAGTCCAAGATGGGAGGTCAAGGTTCAAGCGGGACAGTTGAAGATCGCTGTGGTGGGGAAGAGTTCAGTCTGAAGGAACTGTATGCTATTCAGGAGATCCAGTCACAGCCTGACTTGCTGCGACTTATAGTGCA CTCTTTGTGTCCTGTCATCTACGGCCATCTG CTGGTGAAAGCTGCCCttgctttggttttgtttggAGGCAGACAGAAACAAACAGGCAAGAATAGCATTCCAGTGAGAGCAGACCCCCACATCCTAATAGTGGGAGACCCCGGACTGGGAAAGAGTCAGATGTTACAG GCAGTGTGTAACGTGGCTCCCAGGGGTATCTATGTTTGTGGCAACAGTACCAGCACCACAG gaCTCACAGTAAGTTTATCTCGAGATGCAGGAACAGGGGATTATGCTCTGGAGGCCGGTGCTTTGGTTTTGGCAGACCaag GTCTTTGCTGCATTGATGAGTTTGACAAGATGGGCAACCAGCAGCAGGCTCTGCTAGAAGCAATGGAGCAACAATCTGTGAGTCTGGCGAAGGCTGGTATAGTTTCCTCTCTGCCTGCTAGAACCTCAGTTGTGGCTGCTGCAAACCCAGTTGGAGGACATTACAACAGAGGCAAAACAGTCTCTGAAAATCTGAA AATGGGATCAGCTCTCCTCTCTCGTTTTGATGTTGTTTTCCTGCTCCTGGACATCCCAGACGAGTCACATGACCGCCAGCTGTCGGAGCATGTCATGGCGAATAGGTCCGGGAGAGGCAGAACCAGCAGTGCCACAGTTACCAGAAATAACACTGAATTACAGACCTCAATCCTATTAGAGCACTCTGACATGCCACTGTCCGAACGTTTGCAG ATCCCTGCAGGTGAAAGTATAGACCCCATTCCAACGTGCCTTTTAAGAAAGTACATCAGCTACGCTCGTCAGTATGTCCGTCCCAAACTCTCTCCTGAAGCAGCACAAATCCTTCAGGAGTTCTACCTGTCACTGAGAGCTCAGGCAAACCCTACTGATGCCACACCAATCACCACACGACAGCTGGAGTCATTAATTAGACTAACtgag GCAAGAGTCAAGTTGGAGCTGAGAGAAACAGCCACTAAGAGCGATGCTGAGGATGTTGTTGAGATCATGAAACACAG tctggcCAACACGTATTCAGATGGTCTCGGCAATCTGGACTTTGAGCGCTCTCAGCTCGGGTCTGGTATGAGTCAGCGCAGTGCTGCAAAACGACTGGTCAATGCACTGCACCAGCACGCTCAGAGGACCGGTCAGAAGCAGTTCGACGTACAGACGCTTCGATCCATTGCCGACAGAGTGAACGTTAAG GTGATGGATTTCGAAGGCCTCTTGAGTTCCCTGAATGAACAAGGTTTTCTGCTGAAGAAAGGGCCCAAGCTGTACCAACTGCAAACAATCTAA
- the crls1 gene encoding cardiolipin synthase (CMP-forming): protein MMTLCFRGISAPLCRNTNVRCLVSARSAPVCLLEPVSWRLRYTPVTEFARLKRPQVSGSYLARLKGTDSRVACWSGVLQQGKQTPWHVQGPIPMTQGGHERYAASFRSLLSPSARGLCSGKTDEKPDSSTGEERGDAGTVPGHGLFKFKELYENPWTIPNLLCVCRILLAPFLGHLIIQQKFHLSLALFALAGATDLLDGYIARTWPTQKSALGSALDPLADKILISILYVSLTYAELIPAPLTALVIFRDIGLIAAVFWVRYKTVPPPVTLTKFFNPCYTTAQLKPTLISKINTAIQLCLVAASLAAPVFQYTDSILLQCLWYITAVTTTASGYSYWHYGRKTVQVLNTRSPS, encoded by the exons ATGATGACGCTGTGTTTTCGGGGGATTTCTGCACCGCTGTGCCGCAACACAAACGTTCGTTGTCTGGTGTCCGCGCGGAGTGCGCCCGTGTGCCTACTGGAGCCCGTATCATGGCGGCTCAGATACACACCTGTCACGGAGTTCGCTAGGTTGAAACGACCTCAGGTGAGCGGCTCGTACCTCGCGAGACTCAAAGGGACAGACAGCCGTGTCGCGTGTTGGAGTGGGGTCCTCCAGCAGGGAAAGCAGACTCCATGGCACGTGCAAGGACCTATACCCATGACCCAGGGAGGTCACGAGCGGTATGCGGCCAGTTTCCGTTCTCTGCTGTCCCCGAGCGCTCGAGGACTGTGCAGTGGAAAGACCGACGAGAAGCCGGACAGTTCTACCGGAGAGGAGAGGGGTGACGCCGGCACGGTACCGGGACACGGACTGTTCAAGTTCAAAGAGCTG tatgAGAATCCATGGACAATCCCCAACCTGTTATGTGTGTGTCGGATTTTGCTGGCTCCATTCCTTGGTCATCTGATCATCCAGCAGAAATTTCACCTCAGTTTGGCTCTGTTTGCGCTGGCCGGAGCTACTGACCTG TTGGATGGTTACATTGCCAGAACGTGGCCCACTCAAAAGTCGGCACTGGGCAGTGCTCTCGACCCACTGGCTGACAAGATTCTCATCAGTATTTTATATGTCAGTCTCACCTATGCTGAACTTATACCAG CTCCACTGACAGCTCTAGTGATTTTCAGAGACATTGGTTTGATAGCTGCTGTCTTCTGGGTCAGATACAAGACGGTACCTCCACCG GTGACCCTCACCAAGTTTTTTAACCCCTGCTATACTACTGCCCAGCTCAAGCCCACACTCATCAGCAAG ATTAACACGGCCATTCAGCTCTGTCTGGTTGCAGCTTCTTTGGCCGCTCCGGTCTTCCAGTATACAGACAGCATCCTGCTGCAGTGCTTATG GTATATTACAGCAGTGACTACAACTGCATCAGGTTATAGCTACTGGCACTACGGCCGCAAGACTGTTCAGGTGTTGAACACCAGATCACCGTCATAA
- the mcm8 gene encoding DNA helicase MCM8 isoform X2, whose translation MSGQDSRRGSSRGGRGGWRGGSGSGGGGGGWRGGSGSGGGGWRGGGSGGGGGGWRGGGSGGGWRGRPWRGGSGGGWRGGAGNHTYRAQRVLCQTTLDALCPYKGWTLYFTDGFIESGPNVEKIKVFEKYFTSRIHLFDKDEIERQGSVLVDYADLIADKTVRQALPDIVTQLKQQPEVMLNCLGLAIHQVLTLDLEKQAAELQEEEFPVATPVINIPHISARLYNYEPLTPLRMLRASVFGRLVCVKGTVVRVSSIRPLCTRLAFRCRTCSTTLSLALQHGKYTTPTKCGKPDCRSHTFIPIRNSPLTQTVDWQVIKVQELISGEQRETGRIPRTVECHLTSDLCDSCVPGDTVTVTGIVRVSNDGPGSSRGNKDQCMFLLYIEATSVSNTKGKQSKMGGQGSSGTVEDRCGGEEFSLKELYAIQEIQSQPDLLRLIVHSLCPVIYGHLLVKAALALVLFGGRQKQTGKNSIPVRADPHILIVGDPGLGKSQMLQAVCNVAPRGIYVCGNSTSTTGLTVSLSRDAGTGDYALEAGALVLADQGLCCIDEFDKMGNQQQALLEAMEQQSVSLAKAGIVSSLPARTSVVAAANPVGGHYNRGKTVSENLKMGSALLSRFDVVFLLLDIPDESHDRQLSEHVMANRSGRGRTSSATVTRNNTELQTSILLEHSDMPLSERLQIPAGESIDPIPTCLLRKYISYARQYVRPKLSPEAAQILQEFYLSLRAQANPTDATPITTRQLESLIRLTEARVKLELRETATKSDAEDVVEIMKHSLANTYSDGLGNLDFERSQLGSGMSQRSAAKRLVNALHQHAQRTGQKQFDVQTLRSIADRVNVKVMDFEGLLSSLNEQGFLLKKGPKLYQLQTI comes from the exons ATGAGTGGACAGGATTCCAGGAGAGGCTCTTCTAGAGGAGGCAGGGGAGGATGGAGAGGAGGGAGTGGAAGTGGTGGTGGCGGCGGTGGATGGAGAGGAGGCAGTGGAAGTGGTGGCGGtggatggagaggaggaggtagtggtggtggtggtggtggatggagaggaggaggtaGTGGTGGAGGATGGAGAGGTAGACCATGGAGAGGAGGATCCGGAGGAGGTTGGAGAGGTGGAGCAGGAAACCATACCTACAGAGCGCAGAGAG TCCTTTGTCAAACTACTCTTGATGCATTGTGTCCGTACAAAGGATGGACACTCTACTTCACAGATG GATTTATAGAGAGTGGACCTAATGTGGAGAAAATCAAAGTGTTTGAGAAATATTTCACTTCCAGGATTCATCTGTTTGACAAG GATGAAATTGAGCGTCAGGGAAGTGTCCTGGTTGATTATGCTGACTTGATTGCAGACAAAACTGTGCGTCAGGCACTTCCTGACATAGTCACACAACTGAAACAACAACCAGAGGTGATGCTGAACTGTTTGGGACTGGCTATTCACCAG GTGTTGACTCTGGATTTGGAGAAGCAAGCTGCTGAGCTGCAAGAGGAAGAGTTTCCTGTTGCTACACCAGTCATCAATATTCCCCATATTAGTGCGAG GCTCTATAACTATGAGCCACTGACTCCACTGCGAATGTTACGTGCCAGTGTGTTTGGCCGGCTAGTTTGTGTGAAGGGAACAGTGGTGAGAGTGAGCAGTATTAGACCGCTATGCACCAGGTTGGCCTTCAGGTGTCGGACCTGCTCGACCACACTGTCTCTGGCTCTGCAGCATGGGAAATACACTACACCTACCAAA TGCGGAAAGCCAGACTGTCGCAGTCATACCTTCATCCCCATCCGCAATTCTCCTCTTACACAGACTGTAGACTGGCAGGTCATCAA GGTGCAGGAGTTGATAAGTGGAGAGCAGAGGGAGACTGGACGAATCCCACGGACAGTGGAGTGtcacctgacctctgacctctgtgacAGCTGTGTACCTGGAGACACTGTTACTGTGACAGGGATAGTGAGAGTTAGCAATGAtg GTCCAGGCAGTTCTAGAGGAAATAAGGATCAGTGTATGTTCCTCCTCTACATTGAAGCTACTTCTGTCAGCAATACAAAAG GCAAGCAGTCCAAGATGGGAGGTCAAGGTTCAAGCGGGACAGTTGAAGATCGCTGTGGTGGGGAAGAGTTCAGTCTGAAGGAACTGTATGCTATTCAGGAGATCCAGTCACAGCCTGACTTGCTGCGACTTATAGTGCA CTCTTTGTGTCCTGTCATCTACGGCCATCTG CTGGTGAAAGCTGCCCttgctttggttttgtttggAGGCAGACAGAAACAAACAGGCAAGAATAGCATTCCAGTGAGAGCAGACCCCCACATCCTAATAGTGGGAGACCCCGGACTGGGAAAGAGTCAGATGTTACAG GCAGTGTGTAACGTGGCTCCCAGGGGTATCTATGTTTGTGGCAACAGTACCAGCACCACAG gaCTCACAGTAAGTTTATCTCGAGATGCAGGAACAGGGGATTATGCTCTGGAGGCCGGTGCTTTGGTTTTGGCAGACCaag GTCTTTGCTGCATTGATGAGTTTGACAAGATGGGCAACCAGCAGCAGGCTCTGCTAGAAGCAATGGAGCAACAATCTGTGAGTCTGGCGAAGGCTGGTATAGTTTCCTCTCTGCCTGCTAGAACCTCAGTTGTGGCTGCTGCAAACCCAGTTGGAGGACATTACAACAGAGGCAAAACAGTCTCTGAAAATCTGAA AATGGGATCAGCTCTCCTCTCTCGTTTTGATGTTGTTTTCCTGCTCCTGGACATCCCAGACGAGTCACATGACCGCCAGCTGTCGGAGCATGTCATGGCGAATAGGTCCGGGAGAGGCAGAACCAGCAGTGCCACAGTTACCAGAAATAACACTGAATTACAGACCTCAATCCTATTAGAGCACTCTGACATGCCACTGTCCGAACGTTTGCAG ATCCCTGCAGGTGAAAGTATAGACCCCATTCCAACGTGCCTTTTAAGAAAGTACATCAGCTACGCTCGTCAGTATGTCCGTCCCAAACTCTCTCCTGAAGCAGCACAAATCCTTCAGGAGTTCTACCTGTCACTGAGAGCTCAGGCAAACCCTACTGATGCCACACCAATCACCACACGACAGCTGGAGTCATTAATTAGACTAACtgag GCAAGAGTCAAGTTGGAGCTGAGAGAAACAGCCACTAAGAGCGATGCTGAGGATGTTGTTGAGATCATGAAACACAG tctggcCAACACGTATTCAGATGGTCTCGGCAATCTGGACTTTGAGCGCTCTCAGCTCGGGTCTGGTATGAGTCAGCGCAGTGCTGCAAAACGACTGGTCAATGCACTGCACCAGCACGCTCAGAGGACCGGTCAGAAGCAGTTCGACGTACAGACGCTTCGATCCATTGCCGACAGAGTGAACGTTAAG GTGATGGATTTCGAAGGCCTCTTGAGTTCCCTGAATGAACAAGGTTTTCTGCTGAAGAAAGGGCCCAAGCTGTACCAACTGCAAACAATCTAA